Proteins from a genomic interval of Clostridium scatologenes:
- a CDS encoding 5-bromo-4-chloroindolyl phosphate hydrolysis family protein, with amino-acid sequence MRRKDFSDFEDQIRDTLKNTFDAIDFAGLKDDINNKTESSLNEVKEKLKDSSQYFNEKIKDKRHYRNKSMTYKDTNNIQMYIAKKPVGRVSGILYTILGFVGSIALCVTLISYSIFISFIHILSTVNFITLGLLFSFFIASIALTLRGISLRKRIKRFKSYVNTLNGLDYCSIEDLASDSKRNTKFVVKDLRKMIDLNMFPQAHIDDKKSYFMLNDEVYENYLDSQEALKRRNEAELKRQEELNNPEKKELRDVIELGKNYIEQIRSANTAINKEDFSMKLCRLENVVSQIFNHLENNPQKLNEVNKFTNHYLPITLKLVNSYKELNEQPVQGTNIKNAKNEIERSIDIINTAFEKLLDDLFGEVALDISTDISVLETLFTQEGLTKEDFKK; translated from the coding sequence ATGAGAAGAAAGGATTTTTCTGATTTTGAAGATCAAATCAGAGATACATTGAAAAATACATTTGATGCCATAGACTTTGCTGGATTAAAAGATGATATTAACAATAAAACTGAAAGTTCTTTAAATGAAGTTAAAGAAAAGTTAAAAGATAGTTCCCAATACTTTAATGAAAAAATAAAAGACAAAAGACATTATAGAAATAAAAGTATGACTTACAAGGACACAAATAATATACAAATGTATATTGCTAAAAAACCAGTTGGACGCGTATCAGGAATACTTTATACAATCCTTGGGTTTGTTGGCAGCATAGCTTTATGTGTTACACTGATTTCATACTCTATATTCATTTCTTTTATACATATACTTTCAACAGTTAACTTTATTACTTTGGGACTTTTATTTTCTTTTTTTATTGCAAGTATAGCTTTAACTTTAAGAGGTATTAGTTTAAGGAAAAGGATAAAGCGTTTTAAAAGCTATGTAAATACACTCAATGGTCTTGATTATTGTTCAATAGAAGACTTAGCATCTGATTCAAAAAGAAATACTAAATTTGTTGTTAAAGATTTAAGAAAAATGATCGATTTAAATATGTTTCCACAAGCACATATTGATGATAAAAAATCATATTTCATGTTAAATGATGAAGTTTATGAAAATTACTTAGATTCACAAGAAGCTCTTAAACGCCGTAATGAAGCTGAGTTAAAAAGACAAGAAGAATTAAACAATCCAGAAAAAAAAGAATTGAGAGATGTAATTGAATTAGGAAAAAACTATATTGAACAGATAAGAAGTGCAAACACAGCTATTAATAAAGAAGATTTTTCAATGAAATTGTGTAGACTTGAAAATGTTGTAAGCCAAATATTTAATCATTTAGAGAATAATCCTCAAAAGCTTAATGAAGTTAATAAATTTACCAACCACTATCTTCCAATTACATTAAAGCTAGTTAATTCCTATAAAGAGCTAAATGAACAACCAGTTCAAGGTACTAACATAAAAAATGCCAAAAATGAAATTGAAAGAAGTATAGATATTATAAATACTGCCTTCGAAAAACTGTTAGATGATCTATTTGGTGAAGTAGCTTTAGATATTTCTACAGATATTTCTGTACTTGAAACACTATTTACACAGGAAGGACTGACTAAAGAGGATTTTAAAAAGTAA
- a CDS encoding toxic anion resistance protein, with product MNNEFKENVDMKPSLNFESFQDELPITKVKEENNQPDVLDDNYLTEEEKKLVDEFVDKIDITNTNSILQYGVGAQKKIADFSETALNNVKTKDLGEIGDMLSNVVVELKNFDTSEEKKGFFSFFKKTSEKIDHMKAKYDKVEGNINKICNTLEKHQIQLLKDIAMLDKMYEINKVYFKELCMYILAGRKKLSKLEKEELPILAERARTSGLPEDAQATNDFVALCNRFEKKIHDLELTRMISLQMAPQIRLVQNNDSLMSEKIQSTIVNTIPLWKSQIVLALGVAHSSNAAKVQNEVTNMTNELLRKNAETLKMSTIEVAKEAERGIVDIDTLRQTNESLISTLDEVLRIQTEGRQKRKEAEVELQNIEEQLKNRLLKLR from the coding sequence TTGAATAATGAATTTAAGGAAAATGTTGATATGAAACCAAGCTTAAACTTTGAATCTTTTCAAGATGAGCTTCCAATTACTAAAGTAAAAGAGGAAAATAATCAACCAGATGTTCTTGATGATAACTATTTAACAGAAGAAGAAAAAAAATTAGTTGATGAATTTGTTGATAAAATTGATATAACTAATACAAATTCAATTCTTCAATATGGAGTAGGTGCTCAAAAAAAGATTGCAGATTTCTCTGAAACTGCCTTAAATAACGTAAAAACTAAGGACCTAGGTGAAATAGGTGACATGCTTTCCAATGTAGTAGTTGAACTAAAGAATTTCGATACTTCAGAAGAAAAAAAAGGATTTTTTAGCTTTTTCAAAAAAACTTCAGAAAAGATTGATCACATGAAAGCAAAATATGATAAAGTTGAAGGCAATATAAATAAAATTTGTAATACTCTTGAGAAACATCAAATACAACTTTTAAAAGACATTGCTATGCTTGATAAAATGTATGAAATAAATAAGGTATACTTTAAGGAACTTTGCATGTACATTTTAGCTGGAAGAAAGAAGCTTTCAAAGCTAGAAAAAGAAGAACTTCCTATTCTAGCAGAAAGAGCAAGAACTAGCGGACTTCCTGAGGATGCACAAGCAACAAATGATTTTGTAGCTCTTTGTAACCGCTTTGAGAAAAAAATTCATGATTTGGAGCTTACTAGAATGATTTCTCTTCAAATGGCTCCACAAATTCGTTTAGTTCAAAATAATGATTCTTTAATGTCTGAAAAAATACAATCTACCATTGTAAACACAATTCCACTTTGGAAAAGTCAAATAGTATTAGCTCTTGGAGTTGCTCATTCTAGTAATGCAGCTAAAGTTCAAAATGAAGTAACCAATATGACAAATGAACTTCTACGTAAGAATGCAGAAACACTTAAAATGTCAACTATAGAAGTAGCCAAAGAAGCTGAACGTGGAATTGTTGATATCGACACTCTTCGTCAAACAAATGAATCATTAATTTCTACTCTTGATGAAGTGCTTCGTATCCAGACAGAAGGACGCCAAAAGCGCAAAGAAGCTGAAGTAGAATTACAAAACATTGAAGAACAATTAAAAAATAGACTTTTAAAGCTTAGATAG
- a CDS encoding CCA tRNA nucleotidyltransferase, giving the protein MDDHKIFIPQDTKHIMKILKSRGYESYVVGGCVRDSLINREPKDWDLTTNALPDQTLEIFKAEGFRVIETGIKHGTVTILMNGNPYEVTTYRVDGEYLDNRHPDNVTFTTSLKEDLSRRDFTINSMAYNEDKGLIDYFNGVSDLNSKIIRCVGNADERFNEDALRMLRAVRFSSELEFKLEFEGTFSAIKKNCNLIKNISVERIREEFCKILISHKPSNGILALKETNLLKYVLPEIIPCIGFNQHNVHHDKDIFYHTLSVLDNAPNNINIKLAALLHDIGKPECFTMDDKNIGHFYGHNKVSAEIAKKILTRLKFDNKTIDTVYLLIYEHMSKFDKIKTYSIKKFMNRVKIENLECLFELQIADIKGLAEEYRDYSKILSLKDKCETIIKEKQPLSMKDLNINGSDLIILGIKQGKQIGEILQALLDRVLQNPEFNNKEKLSNIVCNEYINKDEEGKKL; this is encoded by the coding sequence ATGGATGATCACAAGATTTTTATACCACAGGATACAAAACATATAATGAAAATTTTAAAAAGTAGAGGATATGAGAGTTATGTTGTAGGTGGATGCGTAAGAGATAGTTTAATAAATAGGGAACCTAAGGATTGGGATTTAACTACAAATGCACTACCAGATCAGACTTTAGAGATATTTAAGGCTGAAGGATTTAGAGTTATAGAAACAGGAATAAAACATGGAACAGTAACTATTCTCATGAATGGCAATCCTTATGAAGTTACAACTTATAGAGTAGATGGAGAATATTTGGACAATAGGCATCCGGATAATGTTACTTTTACAACTTCGTTAAAAGAGGATTTATCACGCAGGGATTTTACAATTAATTCAATGGCTTATAATGAAGATAAAGGCTTAATAGATTATTTCAATGGAGTTTCTGATTTAAATAGTAAGATTATTAGATGTGTTGGAAATGCTGATGAGAGATTTAATGAAGATGCATTAAGAATGCTTAGGGCAGTGAGATTTTCTTCTGAACTTGAATTTAAATTGGAGTTTGAAGGCACCTTTAGTGCTATTAAAAAGAATTGTAATCTAATAAAAAATATAAGTGTAGAACGTATCAGGGAAGAATTTTGCAAAATTTTAATATCACATAAACCGAGTAATGGGATTTTAGCTTTAAAGGAGACTAATCTTTTGAAATATGTTTTACCAGAGATAATTCCTTGTATTGGATTTAATCAGCATAATGTACATCATGATAAAGATATTTTTTATCATACGTTATCAGTACTAGATAATGCTCCTAATAACATCAATATTAAATTAGCAGCTCTGCTTCATGATATAGGAAAACCAGAATGCTTTACAATGGATGATAAAAATATAGGACATTTTTATGGACATAATAAGGTAAGTGCTGAAATTGCAAAAAAAATATTGACAAGATTAAAGTTTGATAATAAAACTATAGATACAGTTTATCTATTGATTTATGAGCATATGAGTAAGTTTGATAAGATAAAAACTTACAGTATTAAGAAATTTATGAACAGGGTAAAAATTGAAAATTTAGAGTGTTTATTTGAACTTCAAATAGCAGACATCAAAGGTTTAGCAGAAGAGTATCGTGATTATAGCAAAATTTTATCACTTAAAGATAAATGTGAAACTATAATTAAGGAAAAGCAGCCATTAAGTATGAAAGATTTAAATATTAATGGAAGTGACTTAATAATTTTAGGTATAAAACAAGGAAAGCAAATAGGAGAAATACTTCAAGCTCTTTTGGATAGAGTTTTACAAAATCCTGAGTTCAATAATAAAGAGAAACTTTCAAACATAGTTTGTAATGAGTATATAAATAAAGACGAAGAAGGAAAAAAGTTATAA
- a CDS encoding acyltransferase family protein: protein MVYMHYFKKNINIPDLCMQILSGDAGYHLWYMGMIVRLFIYLPLILWILKKIHVQSFTLRLSVFITIAISYYEVSKYQNVISDKVIHFIFNNPTAAQMKIINISPFFWFLYFIMGIYIAFNYEIFKRTVLKFKVLIIVTYIGLFTYAYLNEMNMVPFIRAMYLLYFVFSILAWYIISVILSNRAVTYSIFNFFGKYSFGSYLSHVLLIQLILKIIMFKYGIRDWLAVGTVLWISSCIVNTILIKATSHIPYGYLITGNKQKSYIEMIKSINIKRVVQTVKSSF, encoded by the coding sequence ATTGTATATATGCACTATTTTAAGAAGAATATTAATATTCCTGATTTATGTATGCAGATATTATCAGGAGATGCTGGTTATCATTTGTGGTATATGGGAATGATAGTAAGATTATTTATATACTTACCATTGATTTTATGGATTTTAAAAAAAATACATGTTCAAAGCTTTACTTTAAGGTTATCTGTTTTTATTACTATAGCTATATCTTATTATGAAGTGTCAAAATATCAAAATGTAATTTCGGATAAAGTAATACATTTCATATTCAATAATCCCACAGCAGCTCAAATGAAAATTATAAATATATCACCTTTTTTCTGGTTTTTATATTTTATAATGGGGATATATATAGCATTTAATTATGAAATTTTTAAAAGAACAGTTTTAAAGTTTAAAGTTTTAATAATTGTAACATACATAGGTCTATTTACATATGCATATTTAAATGAGATGAATATGGTACCATTTATAAGAGCAATGTATTTGCTTTATTTTGTTTTTTCTATTTTAGCTTGGTATATAATTTCTGTTATTCTATCTAATAGAGCTGTAACATATAGCATATTTAATTTCTTTGGAAAGTATTCCTTTGGAAGCTATTTATCCCATGTTTTATTGATTCAATTAATCTTAAAGATAATAATGTTTAAATATGGCATAAGAGATTGGTTAGCCGTAGGAACAGTTTTATGGATTTCTTCTTGTATAGTAAATACAATTTTAATTAAAGCTACTAGCCATATTCCTTATGGGTATCTTATAACAGGCAACAAGCAAAAATCTTATATAGAAATGATTAAAAGTATAAATATTAAAAGAGTAGTTCAAACTGTTAAAAGTAGTTTTTAG